A window from Lagopus muta isolate bLagMut1 chromosome 5, bLagMut1 primary, whole genome shotgun sequence encodes these proteins:
- the TMEM254 gene encoding transmembrane protein 254 — translation MTGAERVRDGSCHFQRSRLIWMIGIIFGMILLGWVSLSPSTIPYSYLGLFGNFLRYLADNYHKWVCYGFYVSWLIHIVEALYGIKLCQSKGITDPAVQFHWFIQTLLFGYASFGLLVSYKPPVKKYY, via the exons ATGACGGGTGCAGAGCGGGTGCGCGATGGCAGCTGCCACTTCCAGCGCTCGCGGCTCATCTGGATGATCGGCATCATCTTCGGCATGATCCTGCTGGGC TGGGTATCGCTGTCACCTTCAACCATCCCTTACAGCTATTTGGGACTGTTTGGTAACTTCCTTCGTTATTTAGCGGACAACTACCACAAGTGGGTGTGCTATGG gTTCTACGTATCCTGGTTGATTCACATCGTAGAAGCCTTGTATGGTATAAAATTATGCCA ATCTAAAGGCATCACTGACCCAGCAGTTCAGTTCCACTGGTTCATTCAGACACTTCTATTTGGGTATGCTTCCTTCGGTCTCCTGGTGTCTTACAAGCCTCCAGTCAAGAAATACTACTAG